In Sphingobacterium sp. lm-10, one DNA window encodes the following:
- a CDS encoding cysteine desulfurase family protein, which produces MGEKLIYLDHNATTPVDPRVVEAMIPYFSTTYANPSSPHLAALLVQEAVEHAWSILAKSLGCHRDELVLTSGATESINLVMKGVVTTKRPQIVVLETEHEAVLNVCRYLEEVKNYEITYLPVQPDGRCDLVALEKAISTQTALVCAMLVNNETGVVQDISSIAALAHAQGAYLLCDATQGFGKMPTEVDKLGVDFFTLSAHKCYGPKGVGALYIRSGIPRIDPQIHGGNQQSGLRSGTLNVPGLIGLAKAAEICLQNMQADTDRITELRDRLEHKVLQIEKTVVNGNTGHRLYTTTSISFEGVNALQLIRALGPIAVSNGSACSAATIEPSHVLLAMGLSHEQALSTIRFSLGRFTTEEEIDTAVQKITGAVSQIRMA; this is translated from the coding sequence ATGGGCGAGAAACTTATTTATCTGGATCATAATGCAACCACTCCGGTCGATCCACGTGTCGTGGAGGCGATGATTCCTTATTTTTCGACAACTTACGCCAACCCAAGCAGTCCTCATCTAGCGGCTCTTCTTGTTCAGGAGGCCGTTGAGCATGCGTGGAGCATACTCGCAAAATCGCTTGGCTGCCATCGGGACGAACTCGTGCTTACATCTGGCGCTACCGAGTCCATTAATTTGGTCATGAAAGGAGTAGTGACCACGAAAAGGCCGCAAATTGTGGTACTCGAAACCGAACACGAAGCTGTCTTAAACGTTTGCCGGTATTTGGAAGAGGTAAAAAACTATGAGATTACCTATCTACCAGTACAGCCAGACGGCCGTTGCGACCTGGTAGCGTTGGAAAAAGCGATTTCTACCCAGACGGCATTAGTTTGTGCCATGCTGGTCAATAATGAGACCGGGGTGGTACAAGATATATCATCTATAGCAGCCCTTGCGCATGCGCAAGGGGCTTACTTACTATGCGATGCGACGCAGGGTTTTGGAAAAATGCCGACGGAGGTGGATAAATTAGGTGTGGACTTCTTCACACTTTCTGCCCATAAATGCTACGGACCGAAGGGTGTTGGCGCATTGTATATCCGGTCTGGAATACCGAGAATCGATCCGCAGATCCATGGCGGAAATCAGCAATCCGGTTTACGTAGCGGCACTTTAAATGTGCCAGGTCTTATCGGATTAGCGAAAGCGGCAGAGATCTGTCTACAGAATATGCAAGCAGATACAGATCGTATTACCGAGTTGCGAGATCGTTTGGAGCACAAGGTGTTGCAGATCGAAAAAACCGTGGTAAACGGAAATACCGGGCATCGCCTTTATACGACGACCAGTATTTCGTTTGAAGGAGTAAATGCACTGCAGCTGATTCGGGCATTGGGTCCGATCGCGGTGTCTAATGGATCTGCATGTTCCGCCGCGACCATCGAGCCTTCCCACGTTCTGTTAGCGATGGGACTGTCTCACGAACAAGCACTGAGTACGATCCGTTTCAGCTTAGGCAGATTCACCACCGAGGAAGAAATTGATACCGCAGTGCAAAAAATTACCGGAGCGGTGAGCCAGATCAGGATGGCGTAG